In one window of Catalinimonas alkaloidigena DNA:
- a CDS encoding serine hydrolase: MKDLLLRYAFCAATFCLFFPIFPGGAQPNAAQPNEAQGKPDKKLQAQLEQLVAGFRGDVGIYVRHLKTGRTAMIHADSLFPTASMIKIPITIALFDKINRGELDYHTPLVYRDSLLYPGEDILGSFQDSAVIELSKVAMLMITTSDNTASLWAQSLAGTGTVINQWLADHGFRHTRVNSRTPGREPNRTHYGWGQTTPREMAELLVMIREGRVINPAASERIYRNLCHIYWDHEALSQIPPTVQAASKQGAVDESRSEVVLVNAPSGDYVFCVITNHQQDQSWQQDNEGYVLLRDVSCLLWQYFEPRSHWQPPAHNEAWQ; the protein is encoded by the coding sequence ATGAAAGATCTGCTGCTGCGCTACGCTTTCTGTGCCGCCACGTTTTGCCTGTTCTTCCCCATTTTTCCAGGTGGGGCCCAGCCGAATGCGGCCCAACCGAATGAGGCCCAGGGAAAACCCGACAAAAAGCTTCAGGCCCAGCTGGAGCAACTGGTCGCAGGCTTTCGGGGGGACGTGGGGATTTACGTGCGTCATCTGAAAACGGGACGCACCGCCATGATTCACGCCGACTCGCTCTTCCCGACGGCCAGCATGATCAAAATTCCGATCACCATCGCGCTATTCGACAAAATCAACCGGGGCGAACTGGACTACCACACGCCGTTGGTGTACCGCGATTCGCTGTTGTATCCGGGAGAAGACATTCTGGGTTCGTTTCAAGACAGTGCGGTCATCGAACTGAGCAAGGTCGCGATGCTGATGATCACCACGAGCGACAACACTGCCAGCCTGTGGGCACAATCGCTGGCCGGGACCGGCACAGTTATCAACCAGTGGTTAGCCGACCACGGCTTTCGTCACACGCGTGTCAATTCGCGTACGCCGGGGCGGGAACCCAACCGGACACACTACGGCTGGGGGCAGACGACGCCGCGCGAGATGGCAGAGCTGCTCGTGATGATCCGGGAGGGGCGGGTGATCAACCCGGCGGCCAGCGAGCGCATCTACCGCAACCTGTGTCACATTTACTGGGACCACGAAGCACTTTCGCAAATTCCGCCTACCGTGCAGGCCGCGTCGAAACAGGGCGCCGTCGACGAATCGCGTTCGGAGGTGGTGCTGGTCAATGCGCCCTCCGGCGACTACGTGTTTTGCGTCATCACCAACCATCAGCAAGACCAAAGCTGGCAACAAGACAACGAAGGCTACGTACTGCTACGGGACGTATCGTGTCTGCTCTGGCAGTACTTCGAGCCGCGCTCCCACTGGCAACCGCCCGCCCACAATGAAGCGTGGCAATAA
- a CDS encoding helix-turn-helix domain-containing protein yields the protein MAYDLRNNLLLILQKRGITIRELADRTGLSKKQISKIIRHGDGKLSKLELIAAALGVTLHELIGSPATIHQVAQQAGVNLAHSKNRDIAARYYPDRPFATAA from the coding sequence ATGGCTTACGACCTCCGGAACAACCTTCTACTCATACTACAGAAGCGTGGGATTACCATCCGTGAATTGGCCGATCGAACCGGACTATCGAAAAAGCAAATCAGCAAAATCATTCGCCACGGCGACGGCAAACTCTCCAAGCTGGAGCTGATCGCGGCGGCGCTGGGTGTCACGCTTCATGAACTGATCGGGTCACCAGCTACCATTCATCAGGTAGCTCAGCAAGCGGGGGTGAACCTCGCGCATTCAAAAAATAGAGACATTGCAGCTAGGTATTACCCAGACCGACCTTTTGCGACTGCGGCATGA
- the pgeF gene encoding peptidoglycan editing factor PgeF: protein MHQQTFGPLTLWQFDHLATQSHLRHFVSDRRGGMSHEHLGALNLSFRVGDAPAHVEANRARVAEAMGVTPDRLFIPQQTHSAVVAVVDKETRPEALAETDGLVTSTPGVCIAVLAADCVPIVLYDPVRHVAAAVHAGWRGTVGRILTNALRTMQDHFGTHPAAVLAGIGPSISAEVYEVGPEVVEEVNAALGEGFVRPHQTVPEKGYVDLWNANRHQLLALGVRPESIEVAGICTYQHHDQFFSARRSRNNTGRFSAGIVLQPR, encoded by the coding sequence ATGCACCAGCAAACTTTTGGCCCCCTGACCCTCTGGCAATTCGACCATTTGGCTACCCAGTCGCACCTTCGGCACTTCGTTAGCGACCGGCGCGGCGGTATGAGTCACGAACACCTGGGCGCACTGAACCTGAGCTTTCGGGTAGGCGACGCGCCTGCGCACGTGGAAGCCAACCGCGCTCGCGTTGCCGAAGCCATGGGGGTGACGCCTGACCGCCTGTTCATCCCTCAACAGACCCACAGTGCCGTTGTGGCGGTCGTAGACAAGGAGACGCGGCCGGAGGCACTGGCAGAAACGGATGGGTTAGTCACGTCGACGCCGGGTGTCTGCATTGCTGTGCTGGCTGCGGACTGCGTCCCGATTGTGCTCTATGATCCGGTACGGCATGTGGCTGCGGCGGTGCATGCCGGGTGGCGCGGGACCGTCGGTCGTATTCTGACAAACGCCCTGCGTACCATGCAGGACCATTTCGGTACGCATCCCGCCGCGGTGCTCGCCGGGATCGGGCCTTCCATCAGTGCAGAGGTTTACGAAGTAGGCCCGGAAGTGGTGGAAGAAGTTAACGCTGCGCTGGGGGAAGGCTTTGTACGTCCGCACCAAACCGTTCCCGAAAAGGGATATGTAGACTTGTGGAACGCCAACCGTCACCAACTCCTCGCATTGGGCGTCCGACCTGAGTCGATTGAGGTGGCGGGGATTTGTACCTATCAGCATCACGACCAGTTCTTCTCCGCCCGCCGTTCCCGGAACAACACCGGACGCTTCTCGGCTGGCATCGTCCTTCAGCCTCGCTAA
- a CDS encoding YfiT family bacillithiol transferase, with amino-acid sequence MSSFSFPIGTLEAQPEQPRAEQIEAIAQLPAQLLAAVSGLSDEQLDTPYRPGGWTVRQLVHHVADSHMNGYIRWRLALTENNPTIKPYDQAAWAELPDAAQEPIEVSLRLLDSVHQRWSVLLRALPDEAFERTYQHPEMGSQTLLQSLANYAWHGRHHVAHVTELRKRLEW; translated from the coding sequence ATGAGTTCTTTTTCCTTTCCCATCGGTACCCTCGAAGCGCAACCCGAACAGCCCCGAGCTGAGCAAATCGAGGCCATCGCCCAGTTGCCCGCCCAACTGCTGGCAGCCGTGTCCGGACTTTCGGACGAGCAGTTGGACACGCCCTATCGCCCCGGGGGCTGGACCGTGCGGCAGCTGGTGCATCACGTTGCCGACAGCCACATGAACGGGTACATTCGCTGGCGTCTGGCCCTGACCGAAAATAACCCGACCATCAAACCCTACGACCAGGCGGCCTGGGCCGAACTGCCGGACGCTGCTCAGGAGCCCATCGAAGTGTCGCTTCGTCTGTTGGACAGTGTACACCAGCGCTGGAGTGTGTTGCTGCGGGCGTTGCCCGACGAAGCGTTCGAGCGTACCTACCAACACCCGGAGATGGGAAGCCAAACGTTGTTGCAGTCGCTGGCCAATTATGCCTGGCACGGGCGGCACCACGTCGCCCACGTGACCGAACTGCGCAAACGTTTGGAATGGTAG